GTCATTGTAAAGACGAACAGTAAGAAGAGCAAGTAACTGCAGAATGTATCGAATTTCAAATCTCCAGCATCAAATTCACCCGTCAACATAACAATGGTTTTCGCCAAAGCACCCAAGGGACTTTTAAATTGACTAAATTCACCATCATccccatcatcatcattatttccATCTTTAGTCGATGAGGGAGTTGCTTCCTCCTTGACAGCATTAATTTCCGGTTTACCaaacattatataaaaacacaaagtgAAAGTGATGACAAAAATCGAATAtagtaaaaaacttttaagaaagcTACGGAAAACTGCATCCAACATCAGCATATGAGTGGAGATGGAAGAAACCGGTAGAGAGCCGACTAAAAAGCAAAGTTCTACTGCTATTAATAGGAAAGTGCAGACAGCTATATTACGTTGAGTCTCTTTATCATAACTGGGCTCACTGCAGGTCATAATCGATAATATAATCAACACAATTTCCATGTAATTTATTAACGAACGGAAATAGTTAACGGGAGACATAATGAATTGTAGACATTCTCTTAATATCATATAACAAATACCGATCCAGGAGAATATACCAAAAAGCGCGGCCACATACTCATGCTCACTCTCACGAAATTTCAACATGGTGTGAGTAATAATAGAGACGGCAAAGAAGAGATATAacataaagtttatataaaatattactgaCAAACGATGCCATTTGAGAAACAGAAAACTGGTGATAAGCGGATGTTGCAACAAATGCCGGTGATCTCTTGATTTAGCTAGGAATGCTATGGGTGGCATTTCTTCTCTCAGTTGGTGGGCTGATTTCTTTTGTACACTGGAATTCTGGGGCATAAGATTCATGTAGTTGATTAGGATTTCATAACTATTGTCGCCCACTTTAACGCCATTCGAGGTAATGCAATTATCAAAATGTTCCTCCAAAATCTCAGGATTCATGCCATCTATGGGTAATTCATTGAATTCACTCTTAATGCCAATATAGGCGCCACGCTTTAAAAGCTCTCTAATGGCTTCGTTGTTACGATACTTAACCGCATAATGTAAAGGAGTCGATTTACTTTTATCCATTTCATTGACATCGATTTTCTCCGAGTCCAAGAGAGTATAAAAGCAACGTCTATAGTCACAGAAGTCATTGACAGGCAATTCATTTAATTTGCGTATGGCGGTTATTAAGGGCTGATCCTCGCGTCTTATTTTCAAATCGTTTTGTTGTAAAAGCTTTTGTAAGGCATACCAATTACCACAAACCGTAGCCACTTCCAAGGGTGTGTTACCATTTAGAACGGCATTATAGTCAACCTCATTTTTCATTAACAAATCAAAGGCCTCATGAGCTCCCCTTTTTATGGCCTCTATTAGCAAAGGCAAATTTTCCTCTTTGGtggtatttttcaaattatctttatctgatATATTTAATTGATATTCCGGAAATTGCTGTTGAAACTTTTCCATATCACCATTACGTATATGGGTCATAAGTATATCAAAATCAACAGTTTTACCATCACGCATGGCGGGTAAACTGAATTCAGCATAATCTGTTTTTAAAATAGTCCTCAATTCACCATCGCGATATGTATCGATATCCAAATCGGGTTGTTGCAAAAACATTTGTataatttctcttttctttaaatCATCCAATTTACGATTTTTCACTACTTGATGCAAAGGTGTCATTTCACGCTGATCGGGTATATTAGGGGAAGCTCCATAGTGTAACAACATTTGTAAACAACTGGCCACATCATTGGCATTCTCACTGTTAAGATTTTTTGCTAATGAATTAAGTGGCGTCATATTGGCATATTTGCGATCAACTGCTACACCCGGATAACGCAAAATAGCATTCAAGATCTTAGGATCTTTTGAATCGGCAGCATAATTAATGGCAGCTTTATTGAAGTGTtggttaatctaaaaataattaatattacactataattacaaataattttgaagatttacAAACACTTACATAATTAACATTACAGTCCCGCTTTAAACATTCTTCCACAAATTCAGAACAACCATGTGTTTGAAGGGCCTTCTCGAATACACAAATATGCTTATCATCAGGTACAGTAGGTTCTGCTCCCATATCTAGAGCCACCCGAAAATCTCGTATATCACGATTAGCTAATGCTCGGCTTAATTGAGTCTGTGAAAGATAAGTTATTAATATGAATAGCAAGCAAAGGAAATTGATCGGAATGGACAAGACTATGGTTATAGTATGCACTATAAcctgactataaaatagactagactatagactagactatagactagactatagactagactatagactagactatagactagactatagactagactatagactagactataNNNNNNNNNNNNNNNNNNNNNNNNNNNNNNNNNNNNNNNNNNNNNNNNNNNNNNNNNNNNNNNNNNNNNNNNNNNNNNNNNNNNNNNNNNNNNNNNNNNNgttagttagttagttagttagttagttagttagttagttagttagttagttagttagttagttagttaggtagttagttagttagttagttaattagttagttagttatttggttagttagtttgttagttttttagttagttagttagttagttagttagttatacaCCCTAATAATACATTGTTACCATTAGCCTTCCCCATCTATATTacattgaaatttaaacaagaCAGAGAGATACATTTATTATTCTACTTATTTCACTTTATTAATACAATCTTAAACTAAAGTGTTTTAATCAATTACTATTTTcgtttatatacttttttctaaattaatattttttttcttcattacaAGTACAACTTGAAGTGTTAATGCTTCGTTGAATTTCCGTAATTTTTTACGAAAGTTGCAGACAATGGCCAGTGGAAGTTTGCAATTAAATCATAATTGCCAGGGCAACCGAAAATATACACATAATAGCATATTCATTGCAGTCAGTCCCAAACAATGTTAGCTTCTTATTTATGCATTtctgacaattttaaaaattttaacaatgatTTGTTGAAGCAACAATGTACAATATTTGGTTTCCCTGTTAACTACAAAAGAAGtaataactaattaaaaaatatttatggaataatgaagtaattttatagcggatattcaaaatatttcattcaacatttaaagagaaattaaacaattttaaaagataacgtttgagttaaaaattattgtaacaacaacaaaatacaagtaaattttATGCTTAAATTGCTTGCATGTTATCTTCAAACAAAACATAGAATTAAATTAGAGAATGTAATGAAAAAGACATTACTTTCTGAGCACTTTTCAATGCTTTATAAGATCGAGTTTTTAAATCTCTCGAAATTTCGTTAGTTTAGTATGTTGATGAGTAATTGTTCTAATGTCTCTTTTTGATGAAAtgctttagaaaatataaaaaaaaatatttttttgtataaaacaaaattaaaattatttatagtttagtgGTCATTCAAAGAGCACTTTAATGTTCGTTAACTTTTGCAGTCATGCATGATGACCTATAtaaaattgcttttattttttttaattaacaaaataccAATTGTTTAGTGATATAgtttaataaattctaaaaataatttgactATTTGCcattaactttataattttgaaatgtatttttttttcaacaaaatttatataacaagCTAGGGCACCAAACGAGATATTTAACATCTAATAATTGTAGTAAGAaaactaattataaataaaagtttgaaGAAGTTTAAAATTCGAAAAGcattatattaatttagtttatttctttctattttcttttcttttagatAAAACATTATACTTGATAA
The window above is part of the Lucilia cuprina isolate Lc7/37 chromosome 6, ASM2204524v1, whole genome shotgun sequence genome. Proteins encoded here:
- the LOC111687279 gene encoding transient receptor potential cation channel protein painless produces the protein MGAEPTVPDDKHICVFEKALQTHGCSEFVEECLKRDCNVNYINQHFNKAAINYAADSKDPKILNAILRYPGVAVDRKYANMTPLNSLAKNLNSENANDVASCLQMLLHYGASPNIPDQREMTPLHQVVKNRKLDDLKKREIIQMFLQQPDLDIDTYRDGELRTILKTDYAEFSLPAMRDGKTVDFDILMTHIRNGDMEKFQQQFPEYQLNISDKDNLKNTTKEENLPLLIEAIKRGAHEAFDLLMKNEVDYNAVLNGNTPLEVATVCGNWYALQKLLQQNDLKIRREDQPLITAIRKLNELPVNDFCDYRRCFYTLLDSEKIDVNEMDKSKSTPLHYAVKYRNNEAIRELLKRGAYIGIKSEFNELPIDGMNPEILEEHFDNCITSNGVKVGDNSYEILINYMNLMPQNSSVQKKSAHQLREEMPPIAFLAKSRDHRHLLQHPLITSFLFLKWHRLSVIFYINFMLYLFFAVSIITHTMLKFRESEHEYVAALFGIFSWIGICYMILRECLQFIMSPVNYFRSLINYMEIVLIILSIMTCSEPSYDKETQRNIAVCTFLLIAVELCFLVGSLPVSSISTHMLMLDAVFRSFLKSFLLYSIFVITFTLCFYIMFGKPEINAVKEEATPSSTKDGNNDDDGDDGEFSQFKSPLGALAKTIVMLTGEFDAGDLKFDTFCSYLLFLLFVFTMTIVLFNLLNGLAVSDTQAIKGQAELNGIIVRTNLLSRYEEVLTGRSERANFIVNHEPFRTICRRIMNLYPNYIAGKQIAILPNDNNKVLIPLTNTFEMKEMSVHKDSFMPLANHDSEKLNKILDPPVKFLPCCCSFITSKCSEMDRRTVKMAMAVIDKKSLSIQEQIRVQSTEKRLHSIEQKLEKMFEVLQDLQAR